The DNA segment ttaaacaagtatgtgatttgttcgagataactcaagaatagtcgttcttgagtttcacagtccctgactcgcgatgtcattattatacctttcattctcgagttgacgatttttcacatctggataggaagtacaacaactccTACACCTGATCATTCAAACCTCAAACCAtcttcaatcttgatcacttcttcttcggtttcaagttgaggttcttgagtcaatagcctcctattaaactctgaaacatatcatcaaagaATACATATCAAAcatcattctattcaatcatttcagaattgaatcaaaatcatcaatatacatCCAATCAACATCATtacaaacttcaacttcttcttattcggtataACTTGGAGTCTTGCATCGTTCGTCTTTCAAACGTgactgaaactgagaaatatAAATGCTATGTCATCGCTAACATTTCACTAACATCTCAATTCAATCTTTTGTTATCAAAACTGATCCTAAAACATCaaccgacggcgtagcgattaaaaatcgggaaccgactcggtatcaaattcattatgaacttcttatcaacttctaatcacttcatatcattcatacttcaaatatcagcagctataatcacatgttaacaagtcaaagacatgctgaaaccatgacaagttcgtttcttaattcattttcaatccgactgcgatatcgaacggcatacgactcaaaaacacaaacatcaagtcataatctgatctctgccaaatttcgttcttcaaaacatgccgagataacaaaatacttacatcaaatcgaaggcctcgtTGCAAGTATTCCAGAACAtatttcggaatcgaaatcggacgagcggaacaaaagttacggcgatttgaacaaATCGAATTCAAAGGAAAAGAAAGAGCTCTCGGCTCTCTGTTCAGAAATCTTCAATTTTTCTGAAGGACATCTGATTTCTCCACGTGCACATGCTGATAATCTTAAtctaaatcggatatgtattgcataattgcaatttagtccctcaagtcttcattaatttcaattcagtcctcggccttcattttaattcaatttcaatcaaaaataatttaagaatattagaattaaaatcgaaactctaaatattcccaaattaaatatactcggattaaaataaattaaattcggattaattaaataatcccggccgtttgcactttagcccttgcaacttcgatatttgcaaatcagtctctgatcgggttgtatcttcaaaattaatagTCGTTAATTCctaaaacatggaatttaatcttaaattccataaatattcaaatcgaatatttattcttttaatttaagaattctcggaatttaattctcaaaattcataaattctcaaattaaatattttcggctcgtaaattaaatctataatttctttcaCTTCTCAAATCGATATtaacccataatatggaatttaattctcaaattccataattaataatttaatatttttgggccttacaaggACCTCGGCCACCCCTTAGACTCGCACGACCTTTGAGACCGACCCCTCGATTCCAAACTAAATTCCCAGCTTGACCAGCCCCTGTCCTAAGCAAATTTCCCAGCTCGAAGCAACCCTGTCCCTAGCCCATTCCCCAGTTCGAAGAAGCCCTGCCCCAAGGCCATTTATCAGTTCAAATCGGTCCCTGCCTAATCCAAATCCCAGCTCGAAACCAACCTCTTTCAAAACCCAAGCACCCAACCTACAATCCATTTGCCTCAACCTATGCTAGCCCTTTTCAACCAACCTAGGTGCTACCTGAAAGAGTGGATGccctgctagccaacttgtggctgagGGATTTCATgactctttttgtaaacaatttttttaaaaagtaatttACACTCTTatttggcatttactttattttttgtcatattgttatgttgtgacgtattatacgatgtttagataaagaccttgaatatactagagtatatgtaagatgtgatagtgaatatggatgactatcatgaaacacatcttataatcactgtatattctaaatatgttcctagtcaattgagccgtccacaataaggataaggatcgctcgatattgagactagcatttgcaatgccgagtaccatgttttattggtatggaacatggagatgttcaaagcatgcaaatggatattcattggatggatgatcgaactaccttattcggactttccaagtgtttttcactaattgagtggataagtctgtggttttggttgtacaccattagtccttactacttgaaacaacatggcactacaagaaaaacgcaaaaagacaacggattttatccgttgtcgtagaagGTGAAAAACTGTTGTAACTGATGGTGTTGTTAAAAACACGCTCaatgacaacggataaaatccgttgtcttttaccacaaagacaacggattttccctacgacaacggataaaatctgttgtctttgaggtcaaagacaacggattttatctgtTGTCTTTgaaatcaaagacaacggataaaatccgttgtcgttgagCGTGCTTTTAACAACACCATCAATTACAATATTTTTTCACCcactacgacaacggataaaatccgttgtcgttttccatataaaaaacaaaacaaaattacaaataatatacaaatttcaatattataaataaatcaaaatttaaaatttcaaaaataaaatttaatatacaattttttagtattacaaatcattcgaaattaaattataatgcAATGCACACTacagaaaaatacaaaaaaagttCAAATCAAATGATTAACGGAAGCCGATAACACTTTCTGACTTCAGAATCTGGGAAAAATCGGACAGAGACTAGACGAAGATGTCCCTCCAGAAAAACCACACTTGTACAGTTTTCACTAGCTACATAATCCACATCCGGTGCCCATGAAATTTTAGAAGAATCGATGTAATTCATCGTTTCACCATATGATAAACTCAAGAAACCTGTCCcattgaaaaaacaaaaatccTAAATTATAAGAGCACATGACTAAATTATTTCAGGACTTGCAACCAGTTTCTATCTTATCTCTTTCATGTTCTCTACTCTGTTCTCTTATACCTGAGTATAATTCAACATATAACGGTAAATTTCAATGGCCAGCAAAAACAAAAGACACGAAATCCCAAAAAAGAAACAGTAAAAGCAAAAGATCATATAATTAGGTATCAACTTCCATGAGTGATGAAAGAATGAGCAGTGTCATCATTATATTACAGAGAAGAGAAAGCAATTGAACATATGGATGTCCACAGCCAAAAACCATTACAATAGCGGTAAAAAACTATAGATGATATGCATCAAAGTCAATCCTGGGTGCATCCTCCACCCTTCCTATTATAACAATTATCAAGCAGCCAAAATCATGGCTTTCGTTAGGAGAAgatgaaatatatataacaaCCTACTTGCCAATGAAAGTAAAAAAGTAATCAGATTCCAGTATTCTACAGGGCAAGGGTTTGCAGTTTATCAACATGATAGGGATCCAATGCATCGAGGGTCTATACATAGTTGGGAAAACTATAAAGACCTTATTACCTTAGAGAGAGGGATAAAAATGAACAAGCAGCAGAATCATCTTAAAGTATGCAAAATAAACATAGAAGAGAAAAACATGAAAGGAATGATATAGTGCTGTCACGAGAATCTGTAATCAAACCAAACCAAATACAGGGGAAAATGATTTACCTGCATCTTTGTAAGCAATCCTTTCTTCTCTTCCTCTAGTTATCTGATCTAGCTTCTAGGAAATTAGAGATGAAGGTATAATAGAACAGAATcatgttaaaaatttaaaaacaacaaTATCAggctcaaaaataaaatatcaatcaTTATAGATGTGCATACCTGTGCAGCTTGATTTTTTGAGAGCTCTTCACCTGAAGTCATGTATCATAGCATGGCGTCTGTCTCTGACAACAGTAGCATAGCAATAAGAATGCGAAATTTATTCGGGAAATTTGCAACTTTTAAAAAGCACGATTTGACCCCGTAGTTTCTTGGATTCAGAACATAATAGATCAGATTTCATGAGATCTTGGGCTAACATCCAGGGAAGTTTCCGGTTTGTTTCCGTCGGAGTTAGAGCGGTGATGGCGGCTGATTGGCGCTGGTCGgtagtgaaaaataataataatacagcAACTATACTAACAAagattttaaagaaaataaacCTTACTCCTTCAAGTGGACTCGAACTAAGCTCCATGGCAAGGTCATAACAACGAAGATTGTTATTAATCTGTCATTgtcaaaatctatcagaagaagacaatcataaaacaaaaaaatcaacATTTAGTTGTTGCTGCAGCAAGCTGAATCACAATTATGAAGTGTCATAGACACCCGTTTCATTCAGAGTATAACCGCATATACATGTTTGCACGGCCCTAACGAATAACTCCAAATACTCACAAAATTATATATGTGTATGCGATGTTCATAAATACCTCGTGGAGGCGATAAAATTGGCAGGAAGAAAATCGAAAAACTCTGGACAATAATGAGAGGCAACAAATCTACCAAGAAGATATAAAGGAACAAAATGATATCACACAAATCATTCATGGAATGAGCTTTCACCAAGTTATtaaaaacttttgaatataaattTCTTGTGAAACACTGAAGAAACATGCTAGCTGAAgttaaattttcaagaaaacatcAAACACAATCCATAAGAGTTTCCAAAAGGGCATATCATACAGATTGAATAGTCTTATTATAACTCGTACGATAATTGTCGTATATGACCGAAATTCTGAAAATAAGGAAGTATCTTCAAATTCATGAAATGTAATCCCAAAAAGAAAATTATTTGCAAGCTCAAAGCCAGATATTGTCCATCGTACATAACAAATACCCAAACTTGTCAATATTTAATCAAAGTGGTAAATACGTACATTCGAGATCAACCAAAATAACAACTTTCAAATACAAAAACCGGAAAAGAAGAGAATGAAAacgaaaaaaaatagaaaaaacaaTGGAGACCCAAAATCTCGAGCAAAACAATGCATCTGCACATAATCTATTTCAGGTTCGTTCATATGAGGTCTAAGACAGAAGGAAAAGTACGtactatataatataatgaGGTCATAGCTTTAATTGAAGGCTTTGAGCACACAGGAACAGACAGGCAAATCAACCTCGGCACCGCACATGCTGCTCGCCCCTCAGCCACGGCCTGGAAACCATTCCCGACAACAGCATCACTCATATCCTGcaagatatatttttatttccaAACCAGGCATGAGATTTGATATTCATTTTTCCAAGCCCAATGCAAACTCCCTTGCTGCTTTACTGAATCTTTAACTAAGATTTGACAGATGCATCAGATGCCAACCTGTTCACAAAAGAAAAacacgatttaacaaaactacTGAGGTGCTGTAACATTGGAAACTAGAACCAGAGCTTCACGGGCAAAAAGAACAAACAAAATTGCTTGGGTGTCCAGTGTACTCCGCCATTTGATCAAGCCTTACATAGAGCAGCTCTTACGTCTTAGCTTAGAACCCAAGATAAACATGGAGGAGTAAAAAAACATGGAAATCAGCTGGAATCAAAGCAATAAAAATGAGGGCAAACagaatatttatacatatacatTTGCCTCAAGCACTACTTATGGAAAGCCCACATAGCAACATCCTTCTAAACTAAAACTCGAACAGAATTCATCTGTTGTCTATTaccatatttgttgtagtgatgTGTATGGATAGACTGACCAATCAAAATATGGTGAAAAGACAAATGATTTATCACCTGTTGGCTGAAGATGCAAATATGGGAGATGCTACATGGAGTCCCACCATGGAAGCAGATGATAACTCCATCCTGATAATCAGTCAAGTTAAATTCACCCAGAATAATTCTGGGTAAGAAAATAAGACaacataaatattatataaagcATAAGAACTTTTCAGTAGGGTTCCTTCCAGTTATTGAAACATTGGTAATTTGTTATCTAATAACATGGTTTATTATTTGGATTTTAGCCACATCAATTTGTGTCGTAAGAACTATTAAAAGGTGTGAATTCTGTATACCTGGACACATAATAGGGCACGTTCCAACTAAGGTGGGAAACTCTTGAAGGCCACCGTCATCCTTAATGGCATTATTATCCACATTTTCCCATTTTCTAGTGGTTGCTTTTTCGGTAAAGGTATTCCTCGAGCTATTAGGATTTGGGTGTGAAGTTTTGGAATTTGTAAAGGGTTTGTTGGCAGAAttagaaaaagaagaagaaaagttttgtgctttgacttgctggCGGGGTTGAGGATTCCTTTCATCCATGATTGAAAGCTTGCCTTcggaatatattttttcaacaaCTTGTAGTCGTCTACCTCTGCAACAACCATAGCACAGACTTTAGAATCCTGGTTTTCTGTACGAGATGCTCGAGCTGCCATTAGCACGACAGTATTTGCATCAACGCCTTTTGCAAAAACGAGTAAATTTACAAGAAATGCTCAACTTTTTTGTCTTGATcttcacatcaatattccaataaaaatgactaaaacatgGATAAAAACATGCAAATCATATGATCATAGTTATATTTGACCGATCTAtgtataattaattattcaCATATAGAAacttaaatatatgtatcttaGATAAATATGCACATCACAAAGTTGAGAtgtgaatattcttcattgctaccttgcgaaatcttcaattcccacaacaatcttgttggctactaagttgaaattctattatctctgtcatttcagagacatcgttcatcaGACGCTAGAATactagtgacacatcctgctagatctcgaggatcagatcctagctaatgtcacacagatcagacaactgatgtttccttgctaatgtccattagcatttccaactactcgtcggatccaaccacaaaggtacacatagatgccctcacttaaccgaaatgtccggtcaacaatcttcactattgttgttcaatggaaaactctcacatgaaacaacaacatgatcctttcctgacctattgctatcactaagcaattgattggatcaatatcagtttccttcttaacaagaatgcactatactggaaactatcaactcccttgcttgtctccactgtcaagttagcacctaacttgatcatacaagtcaatTGCAATCTTTCAATAGATTCGTCTCTGGCAAACCTAGAGattctaaatcatccaaattgtcaaatgctctgagatggtatccagtactcatcccataagcactaCTCCAAAAATACTactccaagtatttcttaattgctacatcccgatcaaccctgattggctcaaccaatcgaattcgtcgatctacttaaactcgcacttatcagatcaggccatcactgatcatccaacctacatggctcgttcaataaccatgactcagctgccacaaagaaccatttccaaacggtgtcagatcacggtacataagtagtttacttggcacaagtcctgcgccttttcagcactactaaccgctgcttcgtattctgaacttaaccatcctaactctgacagagttacccaataaccactagtagtcactagcacagatcccctgccaccttcggaatagaaagaattggagcactggtcagtctcctcttcagatcaacaaagctagcctcacaatctgaagtccaaacaaaaggcgcattcttctgtgtcagttgggtaatcggcttggaaatagatgagaatccctcgatgaatcggcggtaataaccagctaaacccatgaagcttcggatctcaggtactgatgtcggtctaggccaattcataaccgcttcaatcttgctgggatcgacagaaatcccatcacctaaaatgatatgaccgagaaataagactcgatccaaccagaattcacacttagacaacttggcaaacaactattcaactcgcaaaatctgcagtacggtcctcaagtgctctgcatggtcagtacggttcttcgagtggacaagaatatcatcgataaagataatgacgaactcatctaaataacgctgaaagatacggttcatcaaacccataaaaaccgctggagcgttagtcaaaccgaatggcatgactataaactcgaaatgaccatacctcgttctgaatgcggtcttaggaacatcttcctcttgcactctcagctgatgatagcctgacctcagatcaatttcagaatagatagaagaacccttcagctgatcaaaaaggtcatctattctaggtaaaggatacctgttcttgaatgtagcttgattcagttgacggtagtcaatacagagtcgcatagaaccatccttcttccgaacaaacagaataggagcaccccaaggcgatacactaggtctgatgtatcccttggcaataaaatcctcaagctgctccttcaactctctcagttcaataggtgccatacgataaggagctttggaaataggttgagtacctagcaccaaatcgatgctgaattcaatctctcgaataggtggaaatccaggaacatcttccggaaacacatcagcaaaatctctaaccactggtaaatctaccaaagctgggctagatttcagtacatcaaccacataaaccaaaaatccttctgcacctctctgtaaaaaacgagtcat comes from the Henckelia pumila isolate YLH828 chromosome 1, ASM3356847v2, whole genome shotgun sequence genome and includes:
- the LOC140877950 gene encoding uncharacterized protein; translation: MTSGEELSKNQAAQKLDQITRGREERIAYKDAGFLSLSYGETMNYIDSSKISWAPDVDYVASENCTSVVFLEGHLRLVSVRFFPDSEVRKLGAWVLKEVGFELGFGLGRDRFELINGLGAGLLRTGEWARDRVASSWEICLGQGLVKLGI